A window of the Roseburia sp. 831b genome harbors these coding sequences:
- a CDS encoding deoxyguanosinetriphosphate triphosphohydrolase, translating to MSIREDMEKMERENLSPYAMLSENSRGRDRQEEECDIRPVFQRDRDRILHCKSFRRLKNKTQVFLTPKGDHYRTRLSHTLEVSQNARTVAKALRLNEDLVEAIALGHDLGHTPFGHAGEFVLNKMCEAGFRHNEQSVRVVEKLEKSGKGLNLTWEVRDGILNHQSKLMPHTLEGKIVRFSDKIAYVNHDVDDAIRGQIMVEEDIPLEIRKTLGYSNKQRLNTLIHNMISNSIGRDDIRMSEEVEEAMFDLRHFMYENVYKNPVAKGEEVKAKAMIEQLFLFYMDHVDFLPGKYLRMMEEGETKERVVCDYIAGMTDQYAITKFSEYFLPKAWQVDGY from the coding sequence ATGTCAATACGTGAAGATATGGAGAAGATGGAGCGTGAGAACTTAAGTCCTTACGCAATGTTGAGTGAAAATTCACGTGGAAGGGACAGACAGGAGGAAGAATGTGATATCCGTCCGGTGTTCCAGCGTGACAGAGATCGTATTTTACATTGCAAATCGTTCCGTCGATTAAAAAATAAGACACAGGTATTTCTGACACCGAAAGGTGATCATTACAGAACCAGATTGTCACACACGTTAGAGGTTTCACAGAATGCGAGAACCGTTGCAAAGGCGCTTCGTTTAAATGAAGATTTGGTGGAGGCGATTGCGCTTGGCCATGATTTGGGGCATACGCCGTTTGGTCATGCGGGAGAGTTTGTGCTAAACAAGATGTGCGAGGCTGGTTTCCGGCATAACGAACAATCCGTGCGGGTGGTGGAAAAGCTGGAAAAAAGTGGAAAGGGTCTTAATCTTACCTGGGAGGTAAGAGATGGAATCCTGAATCACCAGTCGAAGCTGATGCCACATACGCTAGAAGGTAAGATTGTCCGGTTTTCGGATAAAATTGCTTATGTAAACCACGATGTGGATGATGCAATTCGTGGGCAGATTATGGTGGAAGAGGATATTCCGCTTGAGATTCGTAAAACGCTGGGATATTCCAACAAGCAAAGGCTGAATACCTTGATACATAATATGATTAGCAACAGCATCGGAAGAGACGACATTCGCATGTCAGAAGAAGTCGAGGAGGCAATGTTTGATTTGCGCCACTTCATGTATGAGAATGTCTACAAGAATCCGGTTGCAAAAGGGGAAGAAGTAAAAGCAAAGGCAATGATTGAACAGCTTTTCCTGTTTTATATGGATCATGTGGATTTCCTCCCTGGAAAATATCTTCGGATGATGGAAGAAGGGGAGACGAAAGAACGTGTTGTCTGTGATTACATTGCAGGGATGACAGACCAGTATGCAATCACAAAATTTAGTGAATATTTCCTCCCGAAAGCATGGCAGGTAGACGGCTATTAG
- a CDS encoding MATE family efflux transporter produces the protein MKEKKEVTFTEGSVFQSLVRFAIPVLGALILQAAYGAVDLLVVGRFGNAASISAVGTGSAFMQMVTFIITSLAMGSTVIIGQHIGEQKPEKAGDTVGTTILLFAGIGIVMTVLLELLANQIAVILKVPAESFDLTVTYLRICSAGILIIIAYNVISGVLRGIGNANLPFLFVGVACVVNIVGDLVLVGVCRMDVAGAAIATIAAQTVSVIIAVMVLMKHKLPISFSKKQLRITKEELKKILNVGVPIAVQETMVQISFLVINSIINNMGLNQSAGYGVAQKIVSFIMLVPSSVMQSVSAFVSQNVGAGKKDRAKKGLFTAMAAGCAIGCVIFCAGFFGGAGLSSIFSDDAAVIAQSASYLKGFSLECILTCILFSSIGYFNGNGKSIPVMIQGISSAFGIRIPVSIFMSKLPNTSLMLVGFATPITTVYGILFFLICFQVYKKKL, from the coding sequence ATGAAAGAGAAAAAAGAGGTTACATTTACAGAGGGCTCGGTGTTTCAATCGTTGGTACGATTTGCAATACCGGTATTAGGAGCCTTGATTTTACAGGCAGCCTATGGAGCGGTCGACCTTCTGGTTGTTGGAAGATTTGGAAATGCAGCGAGTATTTCCGCGGTTGGAACCGGAAGTGCTTTTATGCAGATGGTGACGTTTATTATCACAAGTCTTGCGATGGGGTCAACCGTTATCATTGGTCAGCATATCGGGGAGCAGAAGCCGGAAAAAGCGGGAGACACCGTTGGAACAACGATTCTTTTGTTTGCGGGAATCGGCATAGTCATGACGGTTTTACTGGAACTTTTGGCAAACCAGATTGCAGTTATTTTAAAAGTACCTGCGGAATCATTTGACCTTACCGTTACTTATTTAAGAATCTGTTCAGCGGGAATTTTAATCATTATTGCATACAATGTCATCAGTGGTGTGCTGCGTGGAATTGGAAATGCAAATCTGCCGTTTTTATTTGTAGGTGTGGCCTGTGTTGTAAATATTGTAGGCGATTTGGTGCTGGTCGGAGTATGCCGTATGGATGTGGCAGGTGCCGCAATTGCAACAATCGCAGCGCAGACGGTATCGGTTATCATCGCAGTTATGGTATTGATGAAGCATAAACTGCCGATTTCTTTTTCCAAAAAGCAGCTTCGCATTACAAAAGAAGAGCTAAAGAAAATTTTGAACGTCGGTGTTCCGATTGCAGTGCAGGAGACGATGGTTCAGATTTCCTTTTTGGTCATCAATTCCATTATTAATAACATGGGATTGAACCAGTCTGCAGGATATGGTGTTGCACAAAAAATTGTATCGTTTATTATGCTGGTGCCATCCTCTGTCATGCAGAGTGTTTCAGCATTTGTGTCACAGAATGTCGGAGCAGGGAAAAAGGATCGTGCGAAAAAAGGACTTTTTACAGCGATGGCAGCGGGATGCGCAATCGGTTGTGTTATTTTCTGTGCAGGATTTTTCGGCGGAGCAGGTCTGTCCTCTATTTTTTCGGATGATGCTGCAGTTATCGCACAGAGCGCAAGTTATTTGAAGGGATTCTCACTGGAATGTATTTTGACATGTATTCTTTTCAGCAGTATCGGTTATTTTAATGGAAATGGGAAAAGTATACCGGTTATGATTCAGGGAATCTCATCCGCATTTGGAATCCGTATTCCGGTTTCTATTTTCATGTCAAAACTTCCCAATACATCTTTGATGCTGGTCGGATTTGCAACTCCGATTACGACCGTGTACGGAATTTTGTTTTTCCTGATTTGTTTCCAGGTATACAAAAAGAAACTATAA
- a CDS encoding GNAT family N-acetyltransferase, with protein sequence MIREFQRDDINKVADIWLDTNIKVHNFIPAEYWKSNFKSVKEALSLAEVYVYEYDTEIQGFIGLNDEYVEGIFVSGEMQSQGIGKILLNYAKDKRNKLLLNVYQKNARAISFYRREGFEIQHSGLDEATGEKDYVMTWQHK encoded by the coding sequence ATGATTAGAGAATTTCAAAGGGATGATATAAATAAAGTTGCAGATATATGGTTGGATACAAATATAAAGGTACATAATTTTATCCCCGCCGAATACTGGAAAAGCAATTTCAAATCAGTAAAAGAAGCACTGTCACTAGCAGAGGTTTATGTGTATGAGTATGATACAGAAATACAGGGCTTTATAGGGTTAAATGATGAATATGTTGAGGGCATTTTTGTTTCTGGTGAAATGCAATCGCAGGGTATAGGTAAAATTCTGCTGAATTATGCAAAGGATAAAAGGAATAAGTTGCTCTTGAACGTATACCAAAAGAACGCACGGGCAATATCCTTTTATAGGAGAGAAGGATTTGAGATTCAGCATAGTGGCTTAGATGAGGCTACCGGAGAAAAAGATTATGTAATGACATGGCAACACAAATAG
- a CDS encoding phosphotransferase, with protein MELGNFEKEINDNKIEKIASGLIPDKIRTISRICEQWGEAEDEVREYDVYRIETDAKKYILKKTAKREAEIYECYLSKGDFATPHFYGVLQDKEDFWICIEYVSGNDLRDMTDEIALEAAKSISKIQTSYWTEQLEEIPKNEVEQRFEVYWKRILRRASFVADKPVLRKAYQMFLDRQLTCPRTLSNGDFLEWNAIYDGTHVKIIDWGFGGMMPYSLDLARFIAHATETRSTFPFYMNDNQKELFLNTVYEQIPSKISYEQFRMDVKLALLNEYIEFVEADEDEDDWYLTHAQALAAEITHSERQEVI; from the coding sequence ATGGAACTTGGAAATTTTGAAAAAGAAATCAACGACAATAAGATAGAAAAAATTGCTTCAGGTCTTATTCCTGACAAAATAAGAACAATATCCCGCATCTGCGAACAGTGGGGAGAAGCCGAAGATGAGGTACGAGAATACGATGTTTATCGAATCGAAACAGATGCAAAAAAATATATCTTAAAGAAGACGGCAAAAAGAGAGGCAGAGATTTATGAATGTTATCTGTCAAAAGGAGACTTTGCGACACCACACTTTTATGGAGTATTGCAGGACAAAGAGGATTTTTGGATTTGCATAGAGTATGTGAGCGGAAATGATTTGCGGGATATGACAGATGAGATAGCGCTTGAGGCAGCAAAGAGCATAAGCAAAATCCAGACAAGCTACTGGACGGAACAATTGGAGGAAATCCCTAAGAATGAGGTGGAACAACGTTTCGAGGTGTATTGGAAAAGGATATTGCGTCGTGCATCTTTTGTTGCAGATAAACCCGTTTTAAGAAAAGCATATCAGATGTTTTTGGATCGTCAGCTGACATGCCCGCGAACCTTATCCAACGGTGATTTTCTGGAGTGGAACGCAATTTATGACGGAACTCACGTTAAAATCATAGATTGGGGATTTGGTGGAATGATGCCGTATTCACTTGACCTTGCGAGATTCATTGCGCATGCGACAGAGACAAGAAGCACGTTCCCATTTTACATGAATGATAATCAGAAGGAACTGTTTTTGAATACAGTTTATGAACAGATTCCATCAAAGATTTCCTACGAACAGTTTCGGATGGATGTCAAACTTGCATTGTTAAATGAATACATAGAATTCGTGGAAGCAGATGAGGATGAAGATGATTGGTATCTGACACATGCTCAGGCACTGGCAGCGGAGATTACACATTCAGAAAGGCAAGAAGTAATATGA